The proteins below are encoded in one region of Cucurbita pepo subsp. pepo cultivar mu-cu-16 unplaced genomic scaffold, ASM280686v2 Cp4.1_scaffold000383, whole genome shotgun sequence:
- the LOC111785142 gene encoding probable WRKY transcription factor 41, translating to MESGWSWDQKSLIGELIQGMELTKQLKAELCSASAEESRGSLVHGIISSYEKALSILKWNGPMGQPQMVEAAFALPGSPISVNGSLSSDDSGKGLKDPQDPRKESKKRKTQPRWTEQVKVNSETGFEGPHEDGYSWRKYGQKDILGATFPRSYYRCTFRNTQNCWAIKQVQRSDEDHSVFEITYRGKHTCSQGNYLAQSCHSPKIQEKKENDHDHHQLQLSQENLFSNQTIENIEKLESKASTFCFGSTSAGCKDIVNGGFSHLAIDTHSTLGSYTQPFISPTTADSNYFTPSPCHRSDVGGAHNVQHPEPDVHEIFSANSSATKSPILDWDFPFNSEQINPNFPFNSPGFFY from the exons atggaaagtGGGTGGAGCTGGGATCAAAAGTCACTCATTGGTGAGCTAATTCAGGGGATGGAGCTTACCAAGCAGTTGAAAGCAGAGTTATGTTCAGCATCTGCAGAAGAAAGCAGAGGATCATTAGTACATGGAATTATATCTTCATATGAGAAGGCTCTTTCGATACTGAAATGGAATGGACCAATGGGTCAACCTCAAATGGTAGAAGCAGCTTTTGCTTTGCCAGGCTCTCCAATTTCTGTTAATGGAAGTCTTTCTAGTGATGACTCTGGTAAAGGCCTCAAGGACCCTCAGGACCCCagaaaagaatcaaagaaga GAAAGACACAGCCCAGATGGACAGAACAAGTGAAAGTGAACTCCGAGACGGGATTCGAAGGACCCCACGAGGATGGTTATAGCTGGAGAAAATATGGCCAAAAGGACATACTTGGTGCAACATTTCCCAG AAGCTACTATAGATGCACTTTCCGCAATACACAGAATTGTTGGGCAATAAAGCAAGTGCAGAGATCAGATGAAGATCATTCTGTGTTTGAAATTACCTATCGAGGAAAGCACACTTGTTCCCAAGGAAACTATTTAGCCCAATCATGTCATTCACCaaaaatacaagaaaagaaggaaaatgaccACGACCATCATCAGCTGCAGCTTTCGCAAGAGAACTTATTCAGTAATCAAACTATTGAGAACATCGAAAAGCTCGAAAGCAAGGCATCTACCTTCTGCTTCGGCTCAACTTCTGCGGGATGTAAGGACATTGTAAATGGTGGCTTTTCACATTTAGCCATCGATACTCACAGCACCTTGGGAAGCTATACTCAGCCATTTATATCCCCAACCACAGCTGACTCGAACTACTTCACTCCATCGCCATGCCATAGGAGCGACGTAGGAGGGGCTCATAATGTACAACATCCAGAACCTGATGTTCATGAGATTTTCTCAGCCAACAGTTCAGCTACCAAATCCCCTATCC
- the LOC111785148 gene encoding subtilisin-like protease SBT2.5, giving the protein MQENRYDGGGGGGGGACYFVFMNYDPEYERLRADRSGEGAHELDEYLSRKHDGVLGRCLEPGTYRKVSSFLIVDGFSVEITEEQADVLRSAEGVRVVEKNQDQAAPPINATAS; this is encoded by the exons ATGCAGGAGAACAGATACgacggcggcggaggcggaggcggTGGCGCGTGTTACTTTGTTTTCATGAACTACGATCCTGAATATGAACGTCTACGAGCTGATCG ATCTGGGGAAGGGGCTCATGAGCTTGATGAGTATCTGAGTAGAAAGCATGATGGGGTTCTGGGGAGGTGTCTGGAGCCTGGAACTTACAGAAAGGTTTCGTCTTTCCTCATCGTCGACGGGTTCTCGGTCGAAATCACCGAAGAACAG GCGGATGTGCTTAGATCTGCGGAGGGAGTgagggtggtggagaagaatcAAGATCAGGCGGCGCCGCCGATTAATGCAACAGCAAGTTAA